In a single window of the Necator americanus strain Aroian chromosome X, whole genome shotgun sequence genome:
- a CDS encoding hypothetical protein (NECATOR_CHRX.G24046.T1), with product MLNELNEAKKKIGLRIAETMLNELNETKKKIGLRINRRKTQFMKNVYCEDGGVQLEGFKILETSSYVYLGRSTDLRTTIFVPIFST from the coding sequence atgctcaacgaattgaacgaagcaaagaagaaaataggactgcgaatagcagaaacgatgctcaacgaattgaacgaaacaaagaagaaaataggactgcgaataaaccgAAGGAaaacacagttcatgaagaacgtctactgcgaggacggaggagtacaacttgaaggcttcaAAATcctggaaacttcgtcatacgtatacctcggacgttctacgGACCTACGGACCACTATATTTGTGCCCATCTTTTCGACttga
- a CDS encoding hypothetical protein (NECATOR_CHRX.G24047.T1), which produces MDQLRAQLDTAQGPRQRHSRNLRTSWMTKARERNECFASDVDEVLEPYPAELSAGPSVGCLSSDEDPFVTPHHLNSISSKSEGGLSATRTRVEGVGALAATIASLSLDHIFERVEKLYTLVIIYHELLLLLLLLLLLLLLLLLLLLLLLLLLLLLLLLLLLLLLLLLLLLLLLLLLLLLLLLLLLLLLLLLLLLLLLLLLLLLLLLLLLLLLLLLLLLLLLLLLLLLLLLLLLLLLLLLLLLLLLLLLLFIIIIVIVIVIVIHLSPVYHLWSRCSPICSIGHQ; this is translated from the exons atggaccagctgagagctcagctggatacggctcaaggacctcgtcaacgtcactcgcgaaacttgagaacatcttggatgacaaaggcgagggaacgaaacgagtgtttcgcgagtgacgttgacgaggtccttgagccgtatccagctgagctctcagctggtccatccgt GGGATGCTtatcaagtgatgaggatcccttcgtcACTCCTCATCACTTGAACAGCAtctcgtccaaaagtgaagggggtctttCCGCCACTCGTACAAGAGTGGAAGGGGTCGGAGCACTGGCTGCGACTATCGCTTCTTTGTCCTTAGACCACATATTTGAAAGAGTTGAAAAGTTGTACACG ctcgttattatatatcatgaattattattgttactattattattactattattattattactattattattattactattattattattattattattattattactgttattattattattattattattattattactgttgttattattattattattattattattattactgttattattattattattattattattattattactattattattattactgttattattattattattactgttattattattattattattattattattattattattattactgttattattattattattattattattactgttattattattattattattactattattattattactgttattattattattattattattattatttattattattattgttattgttattgttattgttattcacCTATCACCTGTGTATCACCTGTGGTCCCGTTGTTCACCGATTTGCTCGATtgggcaccagtaa
- a CDS encoding hypothetical protein (NECATOR_CHRX.G24048.T1), with product MPLCLSLIGLKKAFDTVETEAVIQASDNLGVLTPYIKILRNLYSNFTTKISPFHNDVIIDVKRGVRQDDTISLNISSATLENGMRGLERGNMRLKFDGRHLHHLRFSDDIVLITTTSINQAERMLAKFDETCKKIGFRLNLDKTMFMKNGWVSDAPLTLNGANISECYSYVEQPAPCSPIQHHHSFCLDLRFRNMGVPQAGRKCDQRHRMRN from the coding sequence atgccgTTATGTCTCAGTTTAATCGGTTTAAAGAAAGCCTTTGATACAGTTGAGACCGAAGCGGTCATCCAAGCTTCGGACAACCTAGGCGTCCTTACTCCttacataaagatacttcgtaatttgtacagcaacttcacgacaaaaatttccccattccataatgatgtcataatcgacgtgaagagaggggttcgtcaggatgacacaatttcactcaACATATCcagtgccactctcgagaacgggatgcgaggattggaacGGGGTAACATGAGACTGAAATTTGACGGCCGGCATTTACATCATCTTCGTTTCTCTGATGACATCGTGCTTATAACAACAacaagcatcaatcaggcggaacGGATGCTGGCCAAATTTGATGAGACATGTAAAAAGATCGGTTTTCGGCTGAACCTAGATAAGACGATGTTTATGaagaacggatgggtttctgatgccccattGACGCTCAACGGagcgaacatatccgaatgctacAGCTATGTAGAACaaccggctccgtgctcacctattcaacaccaccatTCTTTCTGCcttgacctacgcttcagaaacatGGGCGTtccgcaagcaggaagaaaatgcgatcagcgtcatagaatgCGGAATTGA
- a CDS encoding hypothetical protein (NECATOR_CHRX.G24049.T1): MEKVIHDFYLDLFDCHVHLPHHHLREDGHVTPKVLPSEVRHATMSVKNCTSPGLERVKPEHLKDLPPVLIDTLARLLTRYLSE; encoded by the coding sequence atggaaaaggtcattcacgacttctacttAGATCTCTTCGACTgccacgtccacttgcctcatcaccatctgagggaagatggacatgtcactccaaaggtcctcccttccgaagtccgacatgcCACCATGTCGGTGAAGAATTGTACTTCACCTGGCCTCGAGAGAGTCaagcctgaacatctgaaaGACCTACCGCCAGTCCTCATCGACACACTGGCGAGGCTCCTcactcgttatctgtcggaatga
- a CDS encoding hypothetical protein (NECATOR_CHRX.G24050.T1) codes for MSLLYQSIMRDRIIVFFERFSLTRRGENEVDDSPRSSSLRLSVFKSTPSWTTSTTNMNGLWNIFTTVRGKRRVSKPPRDACLRKLYSLELIHQRGAARAAGNQELTSELARLCRETIKEDLEERRAEVLAEAAEAGQSIRYTRDGNTE; via the coding sequence atgtcgctgttgtaccaaagtatTATGCGGGATCGGATCATCGTCTTCTTCGAGAGATTTTCTCTCACACGGAGAGGAGAAAACGAAGTCGATGATAGCCCTAGgagctcttcgcttcgcttgtCGGTTTTTAAGAGTACACcgtcatggacaacatcgacgacgaatatgaacggcttGTGGAACATCTTCACAACTGTACGAGGAAAacgaagagtttcaaaaccaccaagagatgcCTGTCTCCGAAAACTCTACAGCTTAGAGCTAATACatcagcgtggagctgcacgagctgcgggcaaccaagaactcacgtctgAGCTCGccaggctttgcagagagacgataaaagaagacctcgaagagagaagagcagaagtgttggctgaagctgcagaggcgggacagAGCATTCGCTACACCCGAGACGGAAACACGGAATAA
- a CDS encoding hypothetical protein (NECATOR_CHRX.G24051.T1) has protein sequence MITVQKIDLDNTIPYWLPAFINMLKVENNMDHWGQHWDSEANNAGKEYTGPEKEEKARINHEVLEELSKSIQRKEDGYYVKLSFKKTHEDLPENRILAWKRLKSIFKEYNNQSDFPQQYDYVFKEQLKKKHSRAG, from the coding sequence ATGATAACGGTACAAAAAATTGATCTCGACAACACCATTCCATATTGGCTTCCAGCATTCATAAATATGCTCAAAGTAGAAAACAACATGGACCACTGGGGGCAGCACTGGGACTCTGAAGCCAACAACGCTGGAAAAGAATATACCGGTcccgaaaaagaagaaaaagcaaggaTCAATCATGAAGTACTGGAGGAACTCAGCAAATCCATCCAGCGAAAAGAAGACGGCTATTACGTCAAACTTTCATTCAAGAAAACGCACGAAGACCTACCAGAAAACCGCATATTAGCCTGGAAACGACTGAAAAGCATCTTTAAAGAATACAATAATCAGTCGGATTTTCCTCAGCAGTACGACTATGTCTTCAAAGAACAACTCAAAAAGAAGCATTCTCGAGCAGGTTGA
- a CDS encoding hypothetical protein (NECATOR_CHRX.G24052.T1): MAIVTTAIVASHPSSSSSDNSSSYHMIECRPEGVYVNFPNAEAYELCVDNYCITENTPPIWSYRFLLLISYIIMKLKGKLKPQTNTR; the protein is encoded by the coding sequence ATGGCTATAGTCACAACAGCCATAGTAGCATCCCATCCCAGTTCGTCGTCAAGCGACAACTCGTCATCATATCATATGATTGAATGCAGACCAGAAGGCGTTTACGTTAACTTCCCAAACGCTGAAGCTTATGAACTCTGCGTGGACAACTACTGCATCACCGAGAACACGCCACCAATATGGTCGTATCGATTCCTATTACTGATCTCCTATATAATTATGAAGCTCAAGGGAAAATTAAAACCGCAAACAAATACACGGTAG
- a CDS encoding hypothetical protein (NECATOR_CHRX.G24053.T1) — MRSSNLSNEYAELFGQRPTVLAKREATLYKHKVQNLQMRAQCIREKIICTVQGITMSCEACGFLMLLKSLPESLRIEFYDQEIDGISLKPTFVNEFTKKELKFLDELQRSIETEMHEAIQQIKNEDCQNIHVETLKAFTESQRLMEEFGNTIRQKFTRFGEKLTAFETLLEDMETRHRNMISTAHKCEQTPMPDKSTAVRLDDQMKPPEGEVVGDLLHTDGEEEQSQTDVPVHQGDEPSEQLNDKETWTTAGGKDNDQMQRPRS, encoded by the coding sequence ATGAGATCCAGTAATTTATCAAATGAGTACGCAGAGCTATTTGGACAGCGTCCAACCGTTTTGGCGAAGAGGGAAGCTACCTTGTACAAGCACAAGGTACAGAACCTACAAATGAGGGCGCAATGTATTAGAGAGAAAATAATATGCACGGTGCAAGGAATCACTATGAGCTGCGAGGCGTGCGGATTTTTAATGCTCTTAAAATCCCTTCCCGAGAGCTTAAGGATTGAATTTTACGACCAGGAAATAGACGGGATCTCACTTAAGCCAACTTTCGTTAATGAATTCACGAAGAAAGAGCTCAAATTTTTGGATGAGCTTCAAAGAAGCATCGAAACGGAGATGCATGAAGCGATACAACAGATCAAAAATGAAGACTGCCAGAACATACACGTGGAAACGTTAAAGGCCTTCACTGAGTCCCAGCGACTTATGGAAGAATTTGGGAACACCATCAGACAGAAATTCACACGCTTTGGAGAAAAACTAACAGCGTTCGAAACCCTCCTAGAAGACATGGAGACGAGACATCGAAACATGATATCGACGGCTCACAAATGCGAGCAAACTCCAATGCCTGATAAATCCACAGCAGTGAGACTCGACGATCAAATGAAACCCCCTGAAGGTGAAGTCGTAGGAGACTTATTGCACACTGATGGCGAAGAGGAGCAAAGTCAAACGGATGTGCCAGTCCATCAAGGAGACGAACCCTCAGAGCAACTAAACGATAAAGAGACGTGGACAACTGCTGGAGGAAAAGATAATGATCAAATGCAAAGGCCAAGGTCGTGA
- a CDS encoding hypothetical protein (NECATOR_CHRX.G24053.T2): MLLKSLPESLRIEFYDQEIDGISLKPTFVNEFTKKELKFLDELQRSIETEMHEAIQQIKNEDCQNIHVETLKAFTESQRLMEEFGNTIRQKFTRFGEKLTAFETLLEDMETRHRNMISTAHKCEQTPMPDKSTAVRLDDQMKPPEGEVVGDLLHTDGEEEQSQTDVPVHQGDEPSEQLNDKETWTTAGGKDNDQMQRPRS; the protein is encoded by the coding sequence ATGCTCTTAAAATCCCTTCCCGAGAGCTTAAGGATTGAATTTTACGACCAGGAAATAGACGGGATCTCACTTAAGCCAACTTTCGTTAATGAATTCACGAAGAAAGAGCTCAAATTTTTGGATGAGCTTCAAAGAAGCATCGAAACGGAGATGCATGAAGCGATACAACAGATCAAAAATGAAGACTGCCAGAACATACACGTGGAAACGTTAAAGGCCTTCACTGAGTCCCAGCGACTTATGGAAGAATTTGGGAACACCATCAGACAGAAATTCACACGCTTTGGAGAAAAACTAACAGCGTTCGAAACCCTCCTAGAAGACATGGAGACGAGACATCGAAACATGATATCGACGGCTCACAAATGCGAGCAAACTCCAATGCCTGATAAATCCACAGCAGTGAGACTCGACGATCAAATGAAACCCCCTGAAGGTGAAGTCGTAGGAGACTTATTGCACACTGATGGCGAAGAGGAGCAAAGTCAAACGGATGTGCCAGTCCATCAAGGAGACGAACCCTCAGAGCAACTAAACGATAAAGAGACGTGGACAACTGCTGGAGGAAAAGATAATGATCAAATGCAAAGGCCAAGGTCGTGA
- a CDS encoding hypothetical protein (NECATOR_CHRX.G24055.T1): MMYKPPEPNPTVDNNFRVFATSVYSVLERFSKKHVNFNLTVAQRRGLREIRNLIRAGEIKVFVSEFVVLSRELDKAITRRHLEDDSLYVPSSANEFRKQYRRLNRVWVETAGTAGLPKNFITRLKNDLPACPVQYTLIKTHKLSENGLASNGPRDFKIRPIISGIGGSTDRISWLLNIILNQLLKYVPAHLSSSSNFLKHLRCTSFERECVVETFDVTSLYTNVSNDVAM; encoded by the coding sequence ATGATGTATAAACCACCTGAACCCAACCCCACGGTAGACAACAACTTTCGAGTGTTCGCAACATCGGTGTATTCCGTTTTGGAGCGTTTCTCGAAAAAACACGTAAATTTCAATCTCACTGTCGCGCAACGCCGAGGCCTACGTGAGATTCGCAATCTTATTAGAGCTGGAGAGATCAAGGTTTTCGTTAGTGAATTTGTTGTTCTATCACGTGAACTAGACAAGGCGATAACGAGACGACATCTTGAGGATGACAGTCTATATGTCCCATCCTCCGCCAATGAGTTTAGAAAGCAATATCGCCGCCTAAACAGGGTTTGGGTGGAAACAGCTGGAACAGCAGGGCTcccaaaaaactttattacgcGCCTCAAGAACGACTTACCTGCATGTCCAGTCCAATACACGTTAATCAAAACTCACAAGCTCTCTGAAAATGGCCTCGCTTCGAATGGTCCACGTGACTTTAAAATAAGGCCTATCATTAGTGGTATCGGGGGCTCCACGGATAGAATTTCCTGGCTGCTCAACATAATCCTAAATCAGCTGCTCAAATATGTCCCTGCCCACCTCAGCAGTTCTAGcaacttcctaaaacatcTCCGCTGTACCTCAtttgagcgtgaatgtgtagtagagacctttgacgttacgtcactctatacgaacgtttcaaacgatgtagcgatgtag
- a CDS encoding hypothetical protein (NECATOR_CHRX.G24056.T1) yields the protein MDSKYLGYIACEETCGGTVCGCLLPMPVCSFLRLAQVPSKLVFEIVLYMEWTPTVQVDIEITMYNRGKEKSIILTPYVTHKYDELSITAVSIQKPNFPLMDRRFAVSENDALMLPNDFSLPVECESYIQAKEEFSKCKNRMVCTCENLKPPRGCKCPLGSIRNLRKEITNVLPSGTPFTEIRLEEGNINAYTHQHETNIVIESSPMFNSAHYIIEQSCGITFEEIKGCYNCLEGAQVKVSCITRINAWANFKCSSSNVGHRTKLI from the coding sequence ATGGACTCAAAGTATCTAGGATATATTGCATGTGAAGAAACATGCGGCGGTACTGTCTGCGGATGTCTTCTCCCGATGCCAGTATGCTCATTCTTGCGTCTGGCACAAGTACCAAGTAAGTTAGTGTTTGAAATAGTGCTCTACATGGAGTGGACGCCAACAGTGCAGGTTGACATTGAAATAACGATGTATaacagaggaaaagaaaaatcgataattctGACACCCTATGTCACTCACAAGTACGATGAGCTATCGATTACCGcagtttcaattcaaaaaccaAATTTTCCTCTAATGGACAGAAGATTCGCTGTTTCCGAAAACGATGCACTAATGTTGCCAAATGATTTTAGTCTCCCTGTGGAATGCGAGTCATATATCCAAgcgaaagaagaattttcaaaatgcaaaaatcgcATGGTTTGTACTTGTGAAAATCTAAAGCCTCCTAGAGGATGCAAGTGCCCACTAGGTTCTATTAGGAACCTGCGTAAAGAGATCACCAATGTACTTCCCTCTGGAACCCCATTCACAGAAATAAGgttagaagaaggaaatatcaaCGCCTATACTCACCAACATGAAACCAATATTGTTATTGAGTCAAGCCCTATGTTCAACAGCGCACATTACATCATAGAACAATCTTGTGGtataacatttgaagaaataaaaggctGCTATAATTGTCTTGAAGGAGCACAAGTTAAAGTCTCGTGCATAACTCGCATTAATGCCTGGGCAAATTTCAAGTGTTCTTCATCGAATGTGGGCCATCGAACAAAATTAATATAG
- a CDS encoding hypothetical protein (NECATOR_CHRX.G24057.T1) has protein sequence MSLVFHTKPMAHSAKTLRLLLEKFSLYKEQCNPNGSDEEMFEAYLTSTKLIKGSIKTIEQSRNSLQSLIDKLQMEYNDSKTKGNKKDLEKEIEEIESETKFTNIMARADEMIFMLEARATEAASQADKFARKLGIKLQKPTKVT, from the coding sequence ATGTCTTTGGTTTTCCATACAAAACCTATGGCCCATAGCGCCAAAACTCTCCGGctacttctggaaaaattttcactcTACAAAGAACAGTGTAACCCAAATGGGTCAGATGAGGAGATGTTTGAGGCATATTTGACCTCAACCAAACTTATAAAAGGTAGTATAAAAACTATCGAACAGAGTAGAAACTCATTGCAGTCACTGATAGACAAACTGCAGATGGAATACAATGATTCCAAAACAAAAGGCAACAAAAAGGAcctcgaaaaagaaatcgaggaaattgaaagtgaaacaaaattcacaaatATCATGGCAAGAGCAGATGAAATGATATTCATGCTAGAAGCAAGAGCCACAGAAGCAGCAAGTCAAGCTGATAAATTTGCAAGGAAGTTGGGAATAAAATTACAGAAACCAACGAAAGTAACGTAG